Part of the Rubidibacter lacunae KORDI 51-2 genome is shown below.
GATTGCACCGGATGAGTTTCGGCTGCCGCCGCAACAGGCATCGCTCGAGCGAGATTACCAAGCATTCCTCCACGAACACTTTGGAATCGAGTTCGACCGGTTGCTGACAATTACCAATCTCCCAGTTGGCCGCACCCAACAGTTTCTCCAGCGCCGCGCTCTAAACCGGCCCTATCTGCGGTTTCTGGCCGCCAGTTATAACCCCAAGACGGTTGCCGATTTGATGTGTCGTAATGAACTGTCAGTTGACTATCACGGCAACGTCTACGATTGCGACTTCAACCAGATGGAGAACGTCCCCGCGCGCATGGTTGACGGTACACCGCTGACCGTTGCCAAGCTGCTAGAACTCGACGATCTCGATGTTATTCGCGAGGTCCAGACGCGACCTTACTGCTACGGGTGCACGGCGGGTAGCGGCTCGAGCTGCGGTGGCGCCTTAGTCTAACGTGCGGCTCGGGGCACAATACTCGGCTTTGACTCTCGTCATCCCACTCCCGATGTTTGCGTTCCGGAACCTACTGTCCGCATCCACCAGCTCTCAACTCCGAGGAAAACGACGATGGCTGAGGCATCTTCTAGACCGAAGAAAAAGCTCAAGACTTGGGCGAAAATAGCGATCGCTGCCGGTATCGTTGCCGTGTTGATTATCGCGGCTAAGCAATTGGGTATCACGATAGTTATCAACAACGCACTGCAAGGTGCCCTGCAGTGGATTGACAGCTTGGGGCCGTGGGGACCGATCGCATTCGTCTTCATCTACATTGCTGCGGCAGTTTTCTTGATTTCCGGTGCAGCGCTGACGCTGGGAGCGGGCGTGCTCTTTGGCGTAGTGAAAGGCTCGATCGTCGTGTCGGTCGCGGCAACCCTGGGTGCGACAGCAGCGTTTTTGGTCGGGCGCTACCTCGCTCGCGATCGTGTAGCCAAGCAAATCGAGAATCGCCCGAGCTTTAAGGCAATCGACGCCGCCGTTGCCGCAGAAGGCTGGAAGATTGTCGGGTTAACGCGCTTATCGCCGGTGTTTCCCTTCGTGTTCTTGAACTACGCATTTGGCGTAACGCAGGTGAAATTGCGCGACTACTTCTTCGCTTCTTGGATTGGGATGCTGCCGGGAACGGTGATGTACGTTTACATCGGCTCGCTGGCCAAGGATCTCGCAACACTGGGAGCGGCAACGGAAGGCGACCAAACGAGCGTTTTGCGTTGGGCGATCAACATCATCGGCTTCGTTGCCACGGTTGCCGTGA
Proteins encoded:
- a CDS encoding TVP38/TMEM64 family protein; translation: MAEASSRPKKKLKTWAKIAIAAGIVAVLIIAAKQLGITIVINNALQGALQWIDSLGPWGPIAFVFIYIAAAVFLISGAALTLGAGVLFGVVKGSIVVSVAATLGATAAFLVGRYLARDRVAKQIENRPSFKAIDAAVAAEGWKIVGLTRLSPVFPFVFLNYAFGVTQVKLRDYFFASWIGMLPGTVMYVYIGSLAKDLATLGAATEGDQTSVLRWAINIIGFVATVAVTLYVTKVARKALANKVEIEPSKSATIADESSADA